AGCGACATCATCGGGCGTGGAGCAATCAGGCGATCCTAATCAGTCTCCCGCGCCGCCTTCGGTCTCGCCTAACCAAACTACACCGGAAATTCTAGTTGCAGAGGATCTGCCTTGCCCACGTGCCGATCTTGAATTCCGGAAGAAGCTTCTGGAATCGTATCTCAAGTGGCAGACCTCTCAAGAACTATCGAACTGGCTGCAAGTCATTGGCCAGGACTCCAGAGGCAGCGTGGAAGAAAAGAAGACTCGGATTCGTGAGCACACTCAGTACCTGTCGATGTCACCAGAAACGTTTCCAGAACAGACGGTTAATTATCTCCGTCTTCTTAATCGGACCGACATTTTGTCAGACATTTGCGTCGCACTCGGTTTGGATTCCGACGGATCAAAGTCTACCCTCTTCCGTCGTATCTATCGGGAAGTCGGCTATCGTGAAGGATGGTTCACCCCCATCAAGGACCGCTCGGCAATTGATAAGCTGACCGTCCTACAGTTCGTTCGGTGGTATCCGATTATTCGATGGTCAGACTACGAGAGAGACTATTACGACGATTTTGCCGACGAGATGATCGAGGTCTTTGGGGAGGATAATGTACACGAGCAAGTCCCCGTTGCGCACGGAAGCATCCTGAAGATCGACTTTCACATCGGGCATCCGCAGAACGGTGGCGTGGGCGTCGAATTCAAGTTACCCGCAAACAATAACGAACTCCAACGCGCGCTCGGGCAGATTGATCAATATCTCAGTCGCTACGGTTCGAATATCATACTTGTC
The Nitrospirota bacterium genome window above contains:
- a CDS encoding zinc ribbon domain-containing protein, with amino-acid sequence MFCTSCGVKLPDEARFCSSCGSRVASATSSGVEQSGDPNQSPAPPSVSPNQTTPEILVAEDLPCPRADLEFRKKLLESYLKWQTSQELSNWLQVIGQDSRGSVEEKKTRIREHTQYLSMSPETFPEQTVNYLRLLNRTDILSDICVALGLDSDGSKSTLFRRIYREVGYREGWFTPIKDRSAIDKLTVLQFVRWYPIIRWSDYERDYYDDFADEMIEVFGEDNVHEQVPVAHGSILKIDFHIGHPQNGGVGVEFKLPANNNELQRALGQIDQYLSRYGSNIILVLIPHRLRSTEGVLFKETLRRKGIETVMKTPDFSSIAAQRAA